A part of Maniola jurtina chromosome 19, ilManJurt1.1, whole genome shotgun sequence genomic DNA contains:
- the LOC123875275 gene encoding protein kinase C isoform X4, whose translation MFSGTVRVKVCEATGLRPTDFQKRHNMTFGKPDDQPIDPYVSIDADEHHLDRSNTKPKTFDPVWNETFIHEVQNATNLGFTVFHDAAIPPDDFVANCTIPFEDLMHRDKDATDFWVDLEPQGKLHLKIDLKWNSQPSTGSTSTRAVRGREFKEGAGFNRRRGALRRRVHQVNGHKFMATFLRQPTFCSHCREFIWGLGKQGYQCQVCTCVVHKRCHSSVVTKCPGMKEEQLAVGVSGGQRFSVNVPHRFVVHSYKRFTFCDHCGSLLYGLIKQGLQCEVCSMNVHKRCQKNVANNCGINTKAMAAILNEMGISPDKNPRPRASKYLNTPLLEGPPDLVSEDGKDPDKQDKRGDGAGDAAGVKVSLDDFHFIKVLGKGSFGKVMLAEKKGTDEVYAVKVLKKDAIIQDDDVECTLTERRVLALAARHPFLTALHCAFQTPERLFFVMEYVDGGDLMFQIQRARKFDEPRARFYAAEVTLALQFLHSHGVIYRDLKLDNILLDSEGHCKLADFGMCKEGILDGVTTTTFCGTPDYIAPEILQELEYGPSVDWWALGVLLYEMLAGQPPFEADNEDDLFESILHDDVLYPVWLSKDAVSILKGFMTKNPSRRLGVAGGAAGIRAHAFFRDMDWDALAQRRLRPPFRPKVKSKREAANFDAEFTKEEPCLTPVPQDVLRAINQEEFKGFSFVNQDFNPAPPAAPLA comes from the exons ATGTTCAGCGGGACGGTGCGGGTCAAGGTGTGCGAGGCTACAGGCCTCAGGCCGACCGACTTTCAGAAACGGCACAACATGACCTTCGGGAAACCAG ACGACCAGCCCATAGACCCGTACGTTTCCATCGACGCCGACGAGCACCACCTAGACCGGTCCAACACCAAGCCTAAGACATTTGACCCTGTGTGGAACGAGACATTTATTCATGAAGTGCAAAATGCTACCAA CCTGGGCTTCACAGTATTCCACGATGCGGCCATTCCTCCCGACGACTTTGTAGCAAACTGCACTATTCCTTTTGAAGATCTGATGCACAGAGATAAAGACGCCACAGACTTTTGG gtGGACTTAGAACCTCAAGGGAAGTTACATCTAAAAATTGATCTGAAATGGAATTCTCAAC CGAGCACTGGGTCAACAAGTACGCGCGCGGTGCGCGGGCGCGAGTTCAAAGAGGGTGCGGGCTTCAACCGGCGTCGCGGCGCGTTGAGGCGGCGCGTGCACCAGGTCAACGGCCACAAGTTCATGGCCACCTTCCTGCGCCAGCCCACCTTCTGCAGCCATTGCAGAGAGTTCATCTG GGGACTCGGCAAGCAAGGCTATCAGTGTCAAGTATGCACGTGTGTGGTGCACAAGAGATGCCACTCCTCTGTTGTCACCAAGTGCCCAGGCATGAAGGAGGAG CAATTGGCTGTAGGAGTATCGGGCGGACAGCGCTTCAGTGTGAACGTACCGCATCGCTTTGTGGTCCACTCCTACAAGCGCTTCACCTTCTGCGACCACTGCGGCTCCTTGCTCTACGGCCTCATCAAACAGGGCTTGCAGTGCGAGG TGTGTTCGATGAACGTCCACAAACGATGCCAAAAGAATGTGGCCAACAACTGTGGCATCAACACCAAGGCGATGGCCGCCATCCTCAACGAGATGGGCATCTCGCCCGACAAGAACCCGAGACCGCGCGCCTCCAAG TACCTAAACACACCCCTTCTGGAAGGTCCTCCAGACTTGGTTTCCGAAGACGGCAAAGATCCAGATAAACAGGACAAGA GGGGTGATGGCGCGGGCGACGCGGCGGGCGTCAAGGTGTCGCTGGACGACTTCCACTTCATCAAGGTGCTGGGCAAGGGCTCCTTCGGCAAGGTCATGCTCGCCGAGAAGAAGGGCACGGACGAG GTGTACGCAGTGAAGGTGCTGAAGAAAGACGCCATAATCCAGGACGATGACGTGGAGTGCACGCTCACAGAACGACGCGTGCTGGCGCTGGCGGCGCGGCATCCCTTCCTCACGGCGCTGCACTGCGCCTTCCAAACCCCCGAGCGACTGTTCTTCGTCATGGAGTACGTCGACGGAGGAGATCTCATGTTCCAAATCCAAAGAGCGCGCAAGTTCGACGAGCCCCGTGCTAG GTTCTACGCGGCGGAGGTGACGCTGGCGCTGCAGTTCCTGCACTCGCACGGCGTCATCTACCGCGACCTCAAGCTGGACAACATCCTCCTGGACAGCGAGGGCCACTGTAAGCTGGCTGACTTTGGCATGTGCAAAGAGGGCATACTGG ACGGTGTGACCACGACGACGTTCTGTGGGACACCCGATTATATCGCTCCAGAG ATTCTGCAGGAGCTAGAGTACGGCCCATCAGTGGACTGGTGGGCGCTGGGCGTGCTACTGTATGAGATGCTGGCGGGACAGCCTCCCTTCGAGGCGGACAATGAAGACGATCTGTTCGAATCTATCCTGCACGATGACGTGTTGTACCCCGTGTGGCTTTCTAAGGACGCTGTCTCTATACTCAAAG GCTTCATGACCAAGAACCCGTCGCGGCGGCTGGgcgtggcgggcggcgcggccggCATCCGCGCGCACGCATTTTTCCGCGACATGGATTGGGATGCTCTTGCACAGCGTCGACTGCGTCCGCCCTTCAGACCAAAGGTG AAGAGCAAGCGCGAAGCGGCGAACTTTGATGCGGAGTTCACGAAAGAGGAGCCGTGCCTCACGCCCGTGCCGCAGGACGTGCTGCGCGCCATCAACCAG GAGGAGTTCAAAGGCTTCTCGTTCGTGAACCAAGACTTCAACCcggcgccgcccgccgcgccgctcgCCTGA
- the LOC123875275 gene encoding protein kinase C isoform X1, whose translation MFSGTVRVKVCEATGLRPTDFQKRHNMTFGKPDDQPIDPYVSIDADEHHLDRSNTKPKTFDPVWNETFIHEVQNATNLGFTVFHDAAIPPDDFVANCTIPFEDLMHRDKDATDFWVDLEPQGKLHLKIDLKWNSQPSTGSTSTRAVRGREFKEGAGFNRRRGALRRRVHQVNGHKFMATFLRQPTFCSHCREFIWGLGKQGYQCQVCTCVVHKRCHSSVVTKCPGMKEEQLAVGVSGGQRFSVNVPHRFVVHSYKRFTFCDHCGSLLYGLIKQGLQCEVCSMNVHKRCQKNVANNCGINTKAMAAILNEMGISPDKNPRPRASKYLNTPLLEGPPDLVSEDGKDPDKQDKSAAPPWESEWAELQDIFTCYEGTLAKQAPVWRSAWDELQDIFGSYEEGGDGAGDAAGVKVSLDDFHFIKVLGKGSFGKVMLAEKKGTDEVYAVKVLKKDAIIQDDDVECTLTERRVLALAARHPFLTALHCAFQTPERLFFVMEYVDGGDLMFQIQRARKFDEPRARFYAAEVTLALQFLHSHGVIYRDLKLDNILLDSEGHCKLADFGMCKEGILDGVTTTTFCGTPDYIAPEILQELEYGPSVDWWALGVLLYEMLAGQPPFEADNEDDLFESILHDDVLYPVWLSKDAVSILKGFMTKNPSRRLGVAGGAAGIRAHAFFRDMDWDALAQRRLRPPFRPKVKSKREAANFDAEFTKEEPCLTPVPQDVLRAINQEEFKGFSFVNQDFNPAPPAAPLA comes from the exons ATGTTCAGCGGGACGGTGCGGGTCAAGGTGTGCGAGGCTACAGGCCTCAGGCCGACCGACTTTCAGAAACGGCACAACATGACCTTCGGGAAACCAG ACGACCAGCCCATAGACCCGTACGTTTCCATCGACGCCGACGAGCACCACCTAGACCGGTCCAACACCAAGCCTAAGACATTTGACCCTGTGTGGAACGAGACATTTATTCATGAAGTGCAAAATGCTACCAA CCTGGGCTTCACAGTATTCCACGATGCGGCCATTCCTCCCGACGACTTTGTAGCAAACTGCACTATTCCTTTTGAAGATCTGATGCACAGAGATAAAGACGCCACAGACTTTTGG gtGGACTTAGAACCTCAAGGGAAGTTACATCTAAAAATTGATCTGAAATGGAATTCTCAAC CGAGCACTGGGTCAACAAGTACGCGCGCGGTGCGCGGGCGCGAGTTCAAAGAGGGTGCGGGCTTCAACCGGCGTCGCGGCGCGTTGAGGCGGCGCGTGCACCAGGTCAACGGCCACAAGTTCATGGCCACCTTCCTGCGCCAGCCCACCTTCTGCAGCCATTGCAGAGAGTTCATCTG GGGACTCGGCAAGCAAGGCTATCAGTGTCAAGTATGCACGTGTGTGGTGCACAAGAGATGCCACTCCTCTGTTGTCACCAAGTGCCCAGGCATGAAGGAGGAG CAATTGGCTGTAGGAGTATCGGGCGGACAGCGCTTCAGTGTGAACGTACCGCATCGCTTTGTGGTCCACTCCTACAAGCGCTTCACCTTCTGCGACCACTGCGGCTCCTTGCTCTACGGCCTCATCAAACAGGGCTTGCAGTGCGAGG TGTGTTCGATGAACGTCCACAAACGATGCCAAAAGAATGTGGCCAACAACTGTGGCATCAACACCAAGGCGATGGCCGCCATCCTCAACGAGATGGGCATCTCGCCCGACAAGAACCCGAGACCGCGCGCCTCCAAG TACCTAAACACACCCCTTCTGGAAGGTCCTCCAGACTTGGTTTCCGAAGACGGCAAAGATCCAGATAAACAGGACAAGA GTGCGGCGCCGCCGTGGGAGTCGGAGTGGGCAGAGCTGCAGGACATATTCACGTGCTACGAAG GAACGCTCGCGAAGCAGGCGCCGGTGTGGAGGTCCGCGTGGGACGAGCTCCAGGACATATTTGGGTCCTACGAAGAAG GGGGTGATGGCGCGGGCGACGCGGCGGGCGTCAAGGTGTCGCTGGACGACTTCCACTTCATCAAGGTGCTGGGCAAGGGCTCCTTCGGCAAGGTCATGCTCGCCGAGAAGAAGGGCACGGACGAG GTGTACGCAGTGAAGGTGCTGAAGAAAGACGCCATAATCCAGGACGATGACGTGGAGTGCACGCTCACAGAACGACGCGTGCTGGCGCTGGCGGCGCGGCATCCCTTCCTCACGGCGCTGCACTGCGCCTTCCAAACCCCCGAGCGACTGTTCTTCGTCATGGAGTACGTCGACGGAGGAGATCTCATGTTCCAAATCCAAAGAGCGCGCAAGTTCGACGAGCCCCGTGCTAG GTTCTACGCGGCGGAGGTGACGCTGGCGCTGCAGTTCCTGCACTCGCACGGCGTCATCTACCGCGACCTCAAGCTGGACAACATCCTCCTGGACAGCGAGGGCCACTGTAAGCTGGCTGACTTTGGCATGTGCAAAGAGGGCATACTGG ACGGTGTGACCACGACGACGTTCTGTGGGACACCCGATTATATCGCTCCAGAG ATTCTGCAGGAGCTAGAGTACGGCCCATCAGTGGACTGGTGGGCGCTGGGCGTGCTACTGTATGAGATGCTGGCGGGACAGCCTCCCTTCGAGGCGGACAATGAAGACGATCTGTTCGAATCTATCCTGCACGATGACGTGTTGTACCCCGTGTGGCTTTCTAAGGACGCTGTCTCTATACTCAAAG GCTTCATGACCAAGAACCCGTCGCGGCGGCTGGgcgtggcgggcggcgcggccggCATCCGCGCGCACGCATTTTTCCGCGACATGGATTGGGATGCTCTTGCACAGCGTCGACTGCGTCCGCCCTTCAGACCAAAGGTG AAGAGCAAGCGCGAAGCGGCGAACTTTGATGCGGAGTTCACGAAAGAGGAGCCGTGCCTCACGCCCGTGCCGCAGGACGTGCTGCGCGCCATCAACCAG GAGGAGTTCAAAGGCTTCTCGTTCGTGAACCAAGACTTCAACCcggcgccgcccgccgcgccgctcgCCTGA
- the LOC123875275 gene encoding protein kinase C isoform X2, with protein MFSGTVRVKVCEATGLRPTDFQKRHNMTFGKPDDQPIDPYVSIDADEHHLDRSNTKPKTFDPVWNETFIHEVQNATNLGFTVFHDAAIPPDDFVANCTIPFEDLMHRDKDATDFWVDLEPQGKLHLKIDLKWNSQPSTGSTSTRAVRGREFKEGAGFNRRRGALRRRVHQVNGHKFMATFLRQPTFCSHCREFIWGLGKQGYQCQVCTCVVHKRCHSSVVTKCPGMKEEQLAVGVSGGQRFSVNVPHRFVVHSYKRFTFCDHCGSLLYGLIKQGLQCEVCSMNVHKRCQKNVANNCGINTKAMAAILNEMGISPDKNPRPRASKYLNTPLLEGPPDLVSEDGKDPDKQDKSAAPPWESEWAELQDIFTCYEGTLAKQAPVWRSAWDELQDIFGSYEEGGDGAGDAAGVKVSLDDFHFIKVLGKGSFGKVMLAEKKGTDEVYAVKVLKKDAIIQDDDVECTLTERRVLALAARHPFLTALHCAFQTPERLFFVMEYVDGGDLMFQIQRARKFDEPRARFYAAEVTLALQFLHSHGVIYRDLKLDNILLDSEGHCKLADFGMCKEGILDGVTTTTFCGTPDYIAPEILQELEYGPSVDWWALGVLLYEMLAGQPPFEADNEDDLFESILHDDVLYPVWLSKDAVSILKGFMTKNPSRRLGVAGGAAGIRAHAFFRDMDWDALAQRRLRPPFRPKKSKREAANFDAEFTKEEPCLTPVPQDVLRAINQEEFKGFSFVNQDFNPAPPAAPLA; from the exons ATGTTCAGCGGGACGGTGCGGGTCAAGGTGTGCGAGGCTACAGGCCTCAGGCCGACCGACTTTCAGAAACGGCACAACATGACCTTCGGGAAACCAG ACGACCAGCCCATAGACCCGTACGTTTCCATCGACGCCGACGAGCACCACCTAGACCGGTCCAACACCAAGCCTAAGACATTTGACCCTGTGTGGAACGAGACATTTATTCATGAAGTGCAAAATGCTACCAA CCTGGGCTTCACAGTATTCCACGATGCGGCCATTCCTCCCGACGACTTTGTAGCAAACTGCACTATTCCTTTTGAAGATCTGATGCACAGAGATAAAGACGCCACAGACTTTTGG gtGGACTTAGAACCTCAAGGGAAGTTACATCTAAAAATTGATCTGAAATGGAATTCTCAAC CGAGCACTGGGTCAACAAGTACGCGCGCGGTGCGCGGGCGCGAGTTCAAAGAGGGTGCGGGCTTCAACCGGCGTCGCGGCGCGTTGAGGCGGCGCGTGCACCAGGTCAACGGCCACAAGTTCATGGCCACCTTCCTGCGCCAGCCCACCTTCTGCAGCCATTGCAGAGAGTTCATCTG GGGACTCGGCAAGCAAGGCTATCAGTGTCAAGTATGCACGTGTGTGGTGCACAAGAGATGCCACTCCTCTGTTGTCACCAAGTGCCCAGGCATGAAGGAGGAG CAATTGGCTGTAGGAGTATCGGGCGGACAGCGCTTCAGTGTGAACGTACCGCATCGCTTTGTGGTCCACTCCTACAAGCGCTTCACCTTCTGCGACCACTGCGGCTCCTTGCTCTACGGCCTCATCAAACAGGGCTTGCAGTGCGAGG TGTGTTCGATGAACGTCCACAAACGATGCCAAAAGAATGTGGCCAACAACTGTGGCATCAACACCAAGGCGATGGCCGCCATCCTCAACGAGATGGGCATCTCGCCCGACAAGAACCCGAGACCGCGCGCCTCCAAG TACCTAAACACACCCCTTCTGGAAGGTCCTCCAGACTTGGTTTCCGAAGACGGCAAAGATCCAGATAAACAGGACAAGA GTGCGGCGCCGCCGTGGGAGTCGGAGTGGGCAGAGCTGCAGGACATATTCACGTGCTACGAAG GAACGCTCGCGAAGCAGGCGCCGGTGTGGAGGTCCGCGTGGGACGAGCTCCAGGACATATTTGGGTCCTACGAAGAAG GGGGTGATGGCGCGGGCGACGCGGCGGGCGTCAAGGTGTCGCTGGACGACTTCCACTTCATCAAGGTGCTGGGCAAGGGCTCCTTCGGCAAGGTCATGCTCGCCGAGAAGAAGGGCACGGACGAG GTGTACGCAGTGAAGGTGCTGAAGAAAGACGCCATAATCCAGGACGATGACGTGGAGTGCACGCTCACAGAACGACGCGTGCTGGCGCTGGCGGCGCGGCATCCCTTCCTCACGGCGCTGCACTGCGCCTTCCAAACCCCCGAGCGACTGTTCTTCGTCATGGAGTACGTCGACGGAGGAGATCTCATGTTCCAAATCCAAAGAGCGCGCAAGTTCGACGAGCCCCGTGCTAG GTTCTACGCGGCGGAGGTGACGCTGGCGCTGCAGTTCCTGCACTCGCACGGCGTCATCTACCGCGACCTCAAGCTGGACAACATCCTCCTGGACAGCGAGGGCCACTGTAAGCTGGCTGACTTTGGCATGTGCAAAGAGGGCATACTGG ACGGTGTGACCACGACGACGTTCTGTGGGACACCCGATTATATCGCTCCAGAG ATTCTGCAGGAGCTAGAGTACGGCCCATCAGTGGACTGGTGGGCGCTGGGCGTGCTACTGTATGAGATGCTGGCGGGACAGCCTCCCTTCGAGGCGGACAATGAAGACGATCTGTTCGAATCTATCCTGCACGATGACGTGTTGTACCCCGTGTGGCTTTCTAAGGACGCTGTCTCTATACTCAAAG GCTTCATGACCAAGAACCCGTCGCGGCGGCTGGgcgtggcgggcggcgcggccggCATCCGCGCGCACGCATTTTTCCGCGACATGGATTGGGATGCTCTTGCACAGCGTCGACTGCGTCCGCCCTTCAGACCAAAG AAGAGCAAGCGCGAAGCGGCGAACTTTGATGCGGAGTTCACGAAAGAGGAGCCGTGCCTCACGCCCGTGCCGCAGGACGTGCTGCGCGCCATCAACCAG GAGGAGTTCAAAGGCTTCTCGTTCGTGAACCAAGACTTCAACCcggcgccgcccgccgcgccgctcgCCTGA
- the LOC123875275 gene encoding protein kinase C isoform X3 has translation MFSGTVRVKVCEATGLRPTDFQKRHNMTFGKPDDQPIDPYVSIDADEHHLDRSNTKPKTFDPVWNETFIHEVQNATNLGFTVFHDAAIPPDDFVANCTIPFEDLMHRDKDATDFWVDLEPQGKLHLKIDLKWNSQPSTGSTSTRAVRGREFKEGAGFNRRRGALRRRVHQVNGHKFMATFLRQPTFCSHCREFIWGLGKQGYQCQVCTCVVHKRCHSSVVTKCPGMKEEQLAVGVSGGQRFSVNVPHRFVVHSYKRFTFCDHCGSLLYGLIKQGLQCEVCSMNVHKRCQKNVANNCGINTKAMAAILNEMGISPDKNPRPRASKYLNTPLLEGPPDLVSEDGKDPDKQDKSAAPPWESEWAELQDIFTCYEGGDGAGDAAGVKVSLDDFHFIKVLGKGSFGKVMLAEKKGTDEVYAVKVLKKDAIIQDDDVECTLTERRVLALAARHPFLTALHCAFQTPERLFFVMEYVDGGDLMFQIQRARKFDEPRARFYAAEVTLALQFLHSHGVIYRDLKLDNILLDSEGHCKLADFGMCKEGILDGVTTTTFCGTPDYIAPEILQELEYGPSVDWWALGVLLYEMLAGQPPFEADNEDDLFESILHDDVLYPVWLSKDAVSILKGFMTKNPSRRLGVAGGAAGIRAHAFFRDMDWDALAQRRLRPPFRPKVKSKREAANFDAEFTKEEPCLTPVPQDVLRAINQEEFKGFSFVNQDFNPAPPAAPLA, from the exons ATGTTCAGCGGGACGGTGCGGGTCAAGGTGTGCGAGGCTACAGGCCTCAGGCCGACCGACTTTCAGAAACGGCACAACATGACCTTCGGGAAACCAG ACGACCAGCCCATAGACCCGTACGTTTCCATCGACGCCGACGAGCACCACCTAGACCGGTCCAACACCAAGCCTAAGACATTTGACCCTGTGTGGAACGAGACATTTATTCATGAAGTGCAAAATGCTACCAA CCTGGGCTTCACAGTATTCCACGATGCGGCCATTCCTCCCGACGACTTTGTAGCAAACTGCACTATTCCTTTTGAAGATCTGATGCACAGAGATAAAGACGCCACAGACTTTTGG gtGGACTTAGAACCTCAAGGGAAGTTACATCTAAAAATTGATCTGAAATGGAATTCTCAAC CGAGCACTGGGTCAACAAGTACGCGCGCGGTGCGCGGGCGCGAGTTCAAAGAGGGTGCGGGCTTCAACCGGCGTCGCGGCGCGTTGAGGCGGCGCGTGCACCAGGTCAACGGCCACAAGTTCATGGCCACCTTCCTGCGCCAGCCCACCTTCTGCAGCCATTGCAGAGAGTTCATCTG GGGACTCGGCAAGCAAGGCTATCAGTGTCAAGTATGCACGTGTGTGGTGCACAAGAGATGCCACTCCTCTGTTGTCACCAAGTGCCCAGGCATGAAGGAGGAG CAATTGGCTGTAGGAGTATCGGGCGGACAGCGCTTCAGTGTGAACGTACCGCATCGCTTTGTGGTCCACTCCTACAAGCGCTTCACCTTCTGCGACCACTGCGGCTCCTTGCTCTACGGCCTCATCAAACAGGGCTTGCAGTGCGAGG TGTGTTCGATGAACGTCCACAAACGATGCCAAAAGAATGTGGCCAACAACTGTGGCATCAACACCAAGGCGATGGCCGCCATCCTCAACGAGATGGGCATCTCGCCCGACAAGAACCCGAGACCGCGCGCCTCCAAG TACCTAAACACACCCCTTCTGGAAGGTCCTCCAGACTTGGTTTCCGAAGACGGCAAAGATCCAGATAAACAGGACAAGA GTGCGGCGCCGCCGTGGGAGTCGGAGTGGGCAGAGCTGCAGGACATATTCACGTGCTACGAAG GGGGTGATGGCGCGGGCGACGCGGCGGGCGTCAAGGTGTCGCTGGACGACTTCCACTTCATCAAGGTGCTGGGCAAGGGCTCCTTCGGCAAGGTCATGCTCGCCGAGAAGAAGGGCACGGACGAG GTGTACGCAGTGAAGGTGCTGAAGAAAGACGCCATAATCCAGGACGATGACGTGGAGTGCACGCTCACAGAACGACGCGTGCTGGCGCTGGCGGCGCGGCATCCCTTCCTCACGGCGCTGCACTGCGCCTTCCAAACCCCCGAGCGACTGTTCTTCGTCATGGAGTACGTCGACGGAGGAGATCTCATGTTCCAAATCCAAAGAGCGCGCAAGTTCGACGAGCCCCGTGCTAG GTTCTACGCGGCGGAGGTGACGCTGGCGCTGCAGTTCCTGCACTCGCACGGCGTCATCTACCGCGACCTCAAGCTGGACAACATCCTCCTGGACAGCGAGGGCCACTGTAAGCTGGCTGACTTTGGCATGTGCAAAGAGGGCATACTGG ACGGTGTGACCACGACGACGTTCTGTGGGACACCCGATTATATCGCTCCAGAG ATTCTGCAGGAGCTAGAGTACGGCCCATCAGTGGACTGGTGGGCGCTGGGCGTGCTACTGTATGAGATGCTGGCGGGACAGCCTCCCTTCGAGGCGGACAATGAAGACGATCTGTTCGAATCTATCCTGCACGATGACGTGTTGTACCCCGTGTGGCTTTCTAAGGACGCTGTCTCTATACTCAAAG GCTTCATGACCAAGAACCCGTCGCGGCGGCTGGgcgtggcgggcggcgcggccggCATCCGCGCGCACGCATTTTTCCGCGACATGGATTGGGATGCTCTTGCACAGCGTCGACTGCGTCCGCCCTTCAGACCAAAGGTG AAGAGCAAGCGCGAAGCGGCGAACTTTGATGCGGAGTTCACGAAAGAGGAGCCGTGCCTCACGCCCGTGCCGCAGGACGTGCTGCGCGCCATCAACCAG GAGGAGTTCAAAGGCTTCTCGTTCGTGAACCAAGACTTCAACCcggcgccgcccgccgcgccgctcgCCTGA
- the LOC123875278 gene encoding ADP-ribosylation factor-like protein 2: MGFLTILKKLRQKEKEMRILMLGLDNAGKTTILKRFNGEPIDTISPTLGFNIKTLEHRGYKLNIWDVGGQKSLRSYWKNYFESTDGVVWVVDSADARRLSDCAKELHTLLREERLAGATLLVLANKVDLPGALTLQEIREALDLDNIKTHHWRIMRCSAVTGENLLEGMDWMLDDIANRIFTLD; encoded by the exons ATGGGATTTCTGACAATTTTGAAGAAACTTCggcaaaaagaaaaagaaatgcGCATACTTATGTT AGGACTGGATAATGCCGGCAAAACGACAATACTAAAGCGTTTTAATGGGGAACCAATCGACACGATTTCCCCAACCTTAGGTTTCAATATAAAGACGCTCGAGCATCGCGGGTACAAGCTCAATATATGGGACGTAGGAGGGCAGAAATCGCTGAG GTCATACTGGAAGAACTACTTTGAGAGCACAGATGGAGTGGTGTGGGTGGTGGACAGTGCAGATGCGCGGCGGCTGTCAGATTGTGCTAAGGAACTGCACACGCTGCTGAGGGAGGAGAGGCTCGCCGGTGCCACTCTGCTGGTGCTGGCTAACAAGGTGGACTTGCCTGGCGCGTTGACCCTCCAAGAGATCAGAGAG GCTTTAGATCTGGATAATATCAAAACTCATCACTGGCGCATAATGCGATGCTCCGCAGTGACGGGGGAGAATCTTCTAGAAGGAATGGACTGGATGCTCGACGATATCGCCAACAGGATATTTACCCTCGACTGA